Below is a genomic region from Primulina eburnea isolate SZY01 chromosome 9, ASM2296580v1, whole genome shotgun sequence.
CATAGTGAGGCTACATGGAGTTCCAGCGAGTATACTGTCTGGCCGAGATCCAAGATTTGTGTCAAAATTTTGTAAAAGTTTCCAAAAGGCGATGGAACCAAGGTAACTCTCAGCacggcttatcatcctcagactgatggccaaactgaaaGGACTATTCAAACCCTCAAAGATATGCTGAGGGCATGAGCACTGGACTTTTCTGGAAATTGGAGTAAACAACTACCGTTAATAGAGTTcgcctataacaacagctaccatagtagtatcgagatggctccatatgaggcTTTGTATGGTCGGAAGTGTAGGTCGCCTCTATATTGGGACGAAGTCGGAGAAAAAGCTGTTACCGGACCAGAACTTATTCAGTTAACCGTAGACAAAGTAGTCATAATCAAGGAAGGACTCAAGGCAGCCCAGGATAGACAGAAGAGCTGGGCCGATCTAAAAAGAAGACCGTTAGAATTAGAGATTGGTGAGAAAGCTTACGTCAAGGTCTCCCCTATGAAAGGAGTAGTTCGATTCAGTAAATCCGGAAAGTTGAATCCGAGATACGTGGGACCGTTCGAGATGCTGGAAAGGGTAGGAACCTTAGCCTACCGATTAGCGTTACCACCAGACATGGCCAGAATACATAACGTTTTCCACATCTCACAACTGAGGAATTATGTCCCAGACCCGAGTCATGTACTCAAAGTTGCACCACTGGTGATTGAAGGAAACCTCAACGAAGAACTCAAATACGAAGAAGTCCCTATCCGAATAGTGGAAACAAAAGACCAAGTATTGAGGCACAGGACAATACCTTATGTCAAGGTACAGTGGTAAAATCATACTGAAAGAGAGGCGACTTGGGAACTCGAGGAGAAGATGCGGTCACAATACCCTCACCTATTTGAATGATCAAGCTACTGCAAGTTCCGGGGACGAAACTTttaataaggagggagggatgtgagaacccgagaTTTTACGATCCCAAGTAAATAAGGTAAGAAATACACGAGCTTAAAACTTAGCTTAATCTAAGATCAAAATACTTTCATTCTAATTATAAACTTAATTATGAACTTAGATTTTCAGCTAGTAACTCGTGGAAGTAACTTCAAAGCTCGGGAATGAGCTCAACAGGAGGCCAAGCTACAAGTAACCGCATCCATCGAAGTATTGTCACGGGAGGAGTAAAACCCTAGCTCAAGAACTCGATCCTTCagctcaaagaagctcaaccaagTTTGTCCTAACAAAACTAAAAAGGGAGCTATAAGTTGAGCCAAGAGTTTGGACAAATTAAGTGTGCAAGAAATAACCTTTGCGTTAACCCATGAAGGAGCTGCGGGAGAAGCTAAGGGTCAGGACATATTGATGATGCAGGAAATGACTCTTTAGAAAATCAAGGTCACATTTGAGGAGTGCATGAGATTTTGAACCACATTCATGACTAATCTTGGAAGTTTGGACTACAATTATGGCTATTCTTGGAGGTTaagatttcggccaagaggGGGGCTAGATGGAAAGCCTTTCTTTACCTATAAATACCACTACAAGGTTGATGAAGAACACACcaaaaaataatccaaaaattcgGCCCTCACCCCTTCTCAAAACCTCACCAAAATTTGGCCAAGTCAAGCAAGGGAGAAGAAAGAAAGTTCGTGCAGTCCAGTACAAAAATCCTGTGCCGAGGTGCTGCCGGAGTTAAGACAGTATTTGTGGAATATACGTCGAAGTTCTGCAGAAATTTCGAGAGGCAAAGTACCAAAGTTGCAAATAAATTCGGTTCTACCTTAAAtatacggtaagtgggcttttgttacgtacttcgttttttttttaaaccttgaTATCAATAACGTGACATACATGTTTGTCTGtccttattttcgaaaaatcagcatgttttattttaaaatttcaatcgATTATGTGTTCTCTTCTGTGCTTCGAATTTCTTGATTCCGCTAAGTCAGTATgaaaactctgaaatctgaatatctgaaaagttctgtctgTGACTTCTGAATTCTGTTGCACTGTtacgattcgaatttgaaatgggacgagaattgtgattttgtttggcccccattggtgggtataaaaccatgttctgttctggccctcattggtgggtataaaccatgttctgtctggcccccattggtgggtataaaaccatgttctggcctcaccccttagaggactaacatattggggacaatttgaccatggaaatgagaagAGTAACAATGTTTTGTCTGTtctgaaatgatttgaattGTTTCTGTTTTGCTCTGAATTATTCGATAAGTTCTGTCTATTATTCGATTCATTTCCGTCTTCTCAAGTTAAGAATATTAGTTTTTAAAGTATGTTAAAGGAAATTTTTACagaattaagttctatatgtatatttggaatcgatcgacccccacttgctgagtgtttcccaaaacactcgcCCCCTTACAATTTTagataaaaatgaagaacaaatcaATGAGGAAGAGCGGGAAgctttctggggttggtgatCGATGGTCAAGAGCAAGAATCAATTCATCCATTTTGTTTAAGTTTTCCGCATTTCgcaactctgatgtattttatttcattgtcatTGTAAGATAATACtctatttatgaaaaagactggtttgatttgatatgaggcatttttttttcaatataattgttaaacaatgccggatgtcaccgatgcttcgaactcggggcgtgacaagtttcatgacgttgcaaagaactggtggctcACAACAAAGAGGgctttggagcatcgaggtaaaAAAATTACTTGGAAAGTGTTTAAAACttaattctatcaaagattctttccagtatcatacagaaaagacaagggtgcggagtttgcaaacttgagacatgGTCAGctaaatattgaagaatatgtggccaagttctctacattATTGCGATTTACTCCACATGTGGCCGAGAACAACGAagctgttgctgatcagttcattaatggcctgaatcctgaaatatttacattggtgaatacGAGGCGACCGAACAATTTTACTGATGCTctgaaccgagccaagggagccgaagccggtctaaTTAGATAGAAAGGAGCTTCGTTTgttcctccagcaccgagaccaccaTTTCCTCCACCATCTCctagatttgagagtggcagtggtagtggaaagaaagatcatttgaaagccagaggaaagcaatttaagagaTCTGGAAGCAGTTCATCTAGTTCTAGTGGCTCGAGACAGACTGGTCAGGTCCAGAGTTATACCGGAGCTTATTGCAGCACTTGTGGAAGGAGACATTCCACatagcagtgccgaggagtgtttggcagttgccgtatttgtagacagcagggacatttagCTAGAGTGTCCCCAGAGAGATTCTCAGATATCACAGGGTGCcaaatcatctggatcagtagctcaggctggtagacgaccatctgcaaTATActctttccagccagcaccagCCCAGTCAAAGCCGCGGCCAGGAAGAAGCCGgacagttagccagcctcctagataGTAGGCCAGAGTGTTCTCTTTGACTGAGGAACATGCTCAAGATGCACCagacgatgttgttgcaggtaactattTTAtctctggttatcctgcatatgtattgatagatattgGTGCATCGCATGCATTCATAtttgagcgatttgcattgatgcattcattgcatcttgagtcattatCTACTATAGTAGCCGTATTTCTCCTTTGGGGAAAGGTCTTGTATCAGTGacttctgttagatcttgtatactgcagtatgatgtgtatgagattgagttagactgtattgcgcttgggttgtctgattttgactgtattatcggtatcgatatgctgaccaagtacagggctaccgttgattgtttccacaagattgtgagattaagACCTGAGAcggctgatgagtggaaattctacggtaagggttctcgagccagaattcttatatatctgcaataaatatgactcgattgttacagaaaagagcggagggattccttgtctattcagttgatttactgaaatagagtccatcattggctgatttgccagtggtatgtgagttcactgatgtctttccagatgagattcctggtttgcctccgattcgagagatagacttcagcattgaattgattccaagtacagttccgatttctagagctccgtacagaatggcgcTGATAGAATTGAAAGATTTGAACGATCAGTTGGAAGATCTACTGGCAAAGGGATACATTGGACCGATTGTTTCTCcgttggggtgctccagtaatgtttgtgagaaagaaagacggttcaatgagactctgcattgactaccgataactgaacaaagcaacagtaaagaacaaataccctttgcctcgtattaatgatttgtttgatcagttgcagggttcttctgtatattccaagatcgatctgagatctggatatcatcagctgagagacagggattctgatatctcgaagacagcgttcagaaccaggtatggacattatgagtttattggaatgccgtttggtttgacgaatgctttagctgtgtttatgggtctgatgaaccgcgtgtttcagaaatatctcgatgactGCGGGATTATATTCATTGATAATATCTTGATTTACtctaagaatatgattgagcatgctgaacatctgagagatgttttgagaatttttagggctgagaaattgtatgctaaactgtcgaaatgtgagttttggctgagacaaattgtatttttgggtcacatcatatccggagatggtatatcagttgatccaagtaaggttgaagccgtgatttcttggccgagatcGACATCTGTGCTCGAGATTCACAGCTTTATGGgcttggcagggtattatcttCGATTTATTAAAGTTTTTTTGAGTATTGCTAAGCCTATTACGCAGGTGACTCAGACGAATGCAccttttgtttggtcagaagactgtgagtccagtttttttgagttgaagaagagattgaccaatgctccggtgttgactattctcTCAGGTATTGGTGATTTTgtagtttattgtgatgcatctcacagaggattgggttgtgttttgatgcagaggGGACATGTGATTGCCTATGTCCTCGAGACAGCTaaagccacatgagactcgttacccaattcatgatcttgaattggcagccattgtatttgctttgaagatatggcgacattatctgtagggatgtaaatgaaccaaactgttcgcgagcttttcggatatcggctcgttaaaaagctcgttcgggctcgttcgttaagcttatcgagccgagcccgagccttattATTGGCTCGACAATTTTGTGGAGCCGAGCatgagattaatgatgttcggctcgttagctcgtgaacctgttcgataataggttcgtgagctcaaaattgagctcggatcgtttagctggctcgtgagctcgagctcgagctcggctcgtttaagttGTTcacgagctcggctcgtttaggtagatcgtgagctcgaatttgagataattaatgagttataatattaaaataactatgtatgataataataataataaaattaaaatatattaaaaatgtgaatgttATGGCAATAATGGCATATTCTCGTAACCTCATCCTCATCTATTCCAAATCCCAAACCCTATTCGGCTATTCCCGTAACCTCACCTATTCCCCCCGAATCCGCGCCTCCCGACCTCCGCCCGCCGTCGCCGAGGGTCTCCGGTCGACCATTATCGAAGCAGAAATCGGTAGATTTGAGCGTGTATAGGTAGCGAGACCCCTTTCCCGTCCACCTCTAAACCGCGTATGATTTCCGACGATTCTCCGTTCTTCCGCCGGCGCCGAGGGCTGAAAATCCTTGTACCGTCTGGGTCGACTTTGATTGAGGCGTGAATCGAGAGTTTGGAGATCGTATAGGTCGCGAACCCTAGCTCTGATTCTGGTTTAGTTTCATCTCCAAATACAGTGGGCAAAACAATTAGAGACAAAAGTTCAAAAGTTTCAGCCTCTCAGATGTGTTTGAATATTGCTGCTACGGCAATGAATTTAGTCTACttaagaaactcatatttgttggATTGTTAATGCAATGATATAAATATTTGTTAATGCaatgatataaattaattctagcgtatgCACTCTCACTCCGTAgaaattaattctagcgtatgTAGAGACAAAAGTTCAAAAGTTTCAATCTGCTATTGCTGCAATGCtgctacggcaatgaatctAGCGTATGCACTCTCACTCCTAATTAATTCTACATATGATTATACGTATATAatcttattatttaaaatattatggtttgaaattaattatactttaaagtaaatatataaaaaaaattaaaatattttaatataataaactgAATATCAGACATCAAAGGCAACAGACTAGATATCTAATGCCGTCGCATAGAAGAAACCTTTGCATTGTGAGatccaaaaatacaaggccACGTACGTGATACATTATATAGtatcatattataatatgatatgGTCCAAAATTATATAGGCCCACGTAAttctttatatttatatatatatatatatatatatatatatatatatatatatataatataatattcatTTATTCAAAATTCTAAAGTGTATCTTACAGAAATTACAATGTTATAacactagtagaaaaatcggaTTTTACTTCGGCAGGCTTTACTTCaacaataataaattacgaagtaatacattaccaataacttcagtaataacacaagcgaagtaaaataatatattttacttcggatgtttaaaaacacgggcttcactatattttttattatattttacttcggcatatcaatgttgacgaagtaaaaaaataagaaaaataagttcatgctgaagtaataagatgaaccgcgcagattaacaaaggaaactaaactatactgaacatttagcgacggtttgtcgcTAACAAACCGTCGAGCgacaaaccgtcgctgatttaatcagcgacggttcTTCAAACAATCCGTCGCTaacagcgacggtttttaacgagccgagctcgagccgagcccgagcttcataacttctgaacgagccgagcccgagcttcaaaccAAAGGCTCGATCCGAGCCCAAGCCGAGCAAATAatttaacgagccgagcccgagcctgatactgttcggctcggctcggctcatttacattcctaattatctgtatggtgagaagtttgagatttattctgatcacaaaagcctgaaatatctattttcacagtccgagttgaatatgaggcagcgaagatggctggatttattgaaggatttcgattgtgaaatcaagtataatccaggaaagtccaatgcagcagctgatgcaatgagtcgaaaggtatgttctttatccttatcgacgattggtgtttcgaatttgatagaagattacTGTTTGTTTGGATTAgcatttgagacagattgtcagcctctgagattatatgCTATTCAAGTCGAACAAGAACTGATAGTGAGAATCAAGGAAGCACAGAAAGTCGACCAGAATGTGCATAATTCGATTGTTATGGTCagaactggacatcaatcggagtatcaggttcgtgacagtgtcttgtatgtgaataatcgtattgttgtgccgaatgtttcagatttgagacagcaggaTACTGGCAGAAGCGCACAGCAAtcattttagcattcatcctggtacgagaaagatgtacaatgacttgaagacacaatattggtggaaacagatgaaatctgat
It encodes:
- the LOC140840799 gene encoding uncharacterized protein, which produces MAPYEALYGRKCRSPLYWDEVGEKAVTGPELIQLTVDKVVIIKEGLKAAQDRQKSWADLKRRPLELEIGEKAYVKVSPMKGVVRFSKSGKLNPRYVGPFEMLERVGTLAYRLALPPDMARIHNVFHISQLRNYVPDPSHVLKVAPLVIEGNLNEELKYEEVPIRIVETKDQVLRHRTIPYVKVQW